The Natator depressus isolate rNatDep1 chromosome 21, rNatDep2.hap1, whole genome shotgun sequence genomic sequence GATATCATCTGATCACTGGCCATTTAATTAAAAGGTGGGGACAACATTTGGAATGAGGCCCCCAAGAATGAATTGTAATTGTAAAGATTGCTGTTGacataggggggagggatagctcagtggtttgagcattggcctgctaaacccagggttgtgagttcaatccttgagggggccatttagggatcaggggcaaaaatcggggattggtcctgctttgagcagggggttggactagatgacctccagagatcccttccaaccctgatgttctatggtATGTTGATGGGCTTATAGGTAAAAAGATTAGCCTCTTATTTGagttaaaattaaaagaatggGTTTGCCTGAAATAAGGCAGCATTGGAAACTGAACGTTAGGGTATGCTGCAAATATGACTATGTAAATCCACCAAAATCACAGTTGTGATGACCATATTTATCTGGGAAGGGTACAGATAACATGGTGATGTACGCTGGCAGGGAAAACTCCTTTGAATGCTTTAGCAATTAGTGGGATAACTTGATGGGTTAAATTAGGGCACACAGTTCTACTAAATTCTTGGGCTGGCTGGTTATGTAATTACTGCAAAGTATTGAGGGCTTTTCAACTTACATAAAGACTTGTGTATTTTGTAGGTCGTGGAACCCTTTCAGATGAACATGCAGGTGTGATCTCAGTTCTAGCCCAGCAGGCAGCCAAACTAACTTCAGATCCTACTGATGTTCCTGTTGTGTGTCTGGAGTCAGATAATGGGTGAGCATCTGGAGTTGTATGTCTAtcattcccttttctttttggtttgccCTGTATCCTAAAGATCTAATATTCCCAGAAGATCCTAATGATAGAACAGCCTCCTTCACTTCAAGGTGGTTCTGCTCACGTGTCCCTGGTTACAATGACAGATACAAGGCTAGAAAGCTTCACCCCCAGTGGCACATATGACAGCAACTCTAGGAAGGCCATTCTTGCCTCTCTCTGGAGCTTGAATGTGGATTACTTATTAAAATTGGGGCCCTAAGGCAATGGTGAATGTAACCTTGTTTCTATACCTACTGCATGCTTTAAAAAGCAGAGAGGCTGCTGCCAGATAAGGATACAATGCTACTTATTAGTCATTCCTGCATCATGTTTGTAATGGCTACTTAGACCTTACGATCCTGTTTTAATCCTCCTGAAAACTTTTCACAAAAGGGAGACCTGATTCCTAGGAATCTCCCATACTTCAAGCTTTTGGAGTATGTGGAGGTGTTGGAGTTAGGTGGGAAGATTTGAGCCCAAACTTTTTCAGAGTAGGCAGAGATGGAAAATGGAGTCCTAGTCCTTTGTGTATAggatctagtccaggggtcttggcaacattttttttggtggcctcagtgtGGCCAcgaactcttgctggtggccgctatGACACCTTTTCCTAAAATTcctaattaactttaggaaaaacaaacaaatttgcacatatacatgtccaaatcatagtAATTTATGTATGTAGGTATTTTTATTATTCAGTCTGTGAAACACCATGTACAGTTGTCtgtattctttactggacctaaacagaaaagaaacaaacaaatgtgctttgcatgttcttggagtttttgtttgttttgcttttttggctgcattttcttttcagacttgctagctagtaagtctgcatCTGTGAAAAGTAATATCTGTATGTTTATAGtcacttttcacaacagcagCCTTGTTAGCTaggaggcagtgaaaagtgatattaaacatGCAAATATTGGCTTTTCACAATGgatttactcagccctggcaaaagggggggggggaggcaaatgAAGCTGTGgatagggaggcagtgggggtctAGGGAGGCAGCAGAGGCCAGTGCATTGAGGGggatggagcctgctgcccctgggaaggtggggaactcatactggctggctccagagggggggcagggcccaacccctgccagcagccctgtgggaaaggctgcagctgaagaaaagcccctggtggcggcatttgagaaatgctgatctagTCAGTGCTTCCTCTCTGACAGCATGCAGCAGATACTAAACTTCTGCTAGTGACCTGCAGATTAGCTGCAGTGTGAGAACTCTTCAGGACTGTAGTAGCTACAACTGTCTTAAGCAATGGTTTCTGTTTATTTCAGGAACATCATGATCCAGAAGCATGACAGCATCACTGTGGCAGTGCACAAAATGGCATCTTGACCTTTCATCCATCAGCTTGATTCTTTTCCACCCTTTGATCAACTCGTTGTTGGACTGCTCTATTTCCTCTGCTGATCTAATACAGAAAGTGCTTGCAGAACTAAATTTGGGCCAATCTTAAATATGTGGTAGCTTCCCTCCTTATTTAAACTGGTACTGTACTTCAGTCAGGGTCTTTAACTTCCAGCACAGCCCAGAATTTACTGTCAAGCATGGAATGTGGTTTAACTCACCTTGCTTGTGTAATGATCAGATACCCTAATCTGTGGCCTTACTTGTTGAATTCAATAAATTATACATTATAAAACACACAGCTGACTCTGTAAGCTTCAGTTGAATGCTGGTTTGTCTGAAGCTCAGTGACTAActatagagagagagactttttttaGATTCATCATCCTCCCCCTCCAACTAAGGTCATCTTACAATAAAGATCCCTTGCACTTCCCAATGTCTCTCAAACATCAAGCAAGCTCTAATTTTTTTCTAAGATAAACAAGCAGAAAAGTTTACTCATGCAGGTTGCATGTATACATCAAAGAAAGAGCCAAGCCCCATTAAGATTCTTT encodes the following:
- the LAMTOR5 gene encoding ragulator complex protein LAMTOR5 produces the protein MEGTLEQHLEDTMKNPSIVGVLCTDSQGLNLGCRGTLSDEHAGVISVLAQQAAKLTSDPTDVPVVCLESDNGNIMIQKHDSITVAVHKMAS